A region of Nocardioides alkalitolerans DNA encodes the following proteins:
- a CDS encoding NAD-dependent succinate-semialdehyde dehydrogenase: MSALPDGILTPQLYVGGTWRDADEGETFDVLDPADESVLATVADGTADDAVAALDAAVAAQRDWARTAPRERGEILRAAYERITERTDDFARLISLEMGKPLKEAAGEVAYGAEFLRWFAEEAVRIHGRWMDAPAGGSRLLTVKKPVGPCLLITPWNFPIAMATRKIGPAIAAGCTMVVKPAALTPLTTLAVAQVFEEVGLPAGVLNVVTSTRSGEVSSILMADERLRKVSFTGSTPVGKKLVEQSSEQLQRLSMELGGNAPFIVFEDADVDAAVEGAVLAKMRNMGEACTAANRFLVHESVADAFSTALAERLGAMRVGRGQDDGVEVGPLVQAKAVEEIDQLVTDAVHDGARVLTGGTVPDGPGYFYPPTVLTDVPHEAAIATTEIFGPVAPISTFTTEDEAVERANATEYGLASYVFTRDVERTIRMAERLDYGMVGINTGLLSNPAAPFGGVKQSGFGREGGFEGIEEYLETTYVGIAVGG, translated from the coding sequence ATGAGCGCACTCCCGGACGGCATCCTGACCCCGCAGCTGTACGTCGGCGGCACCTGGCGCGACGCCGACGAGGGCGAGACCTTCGACGTGCTGGACCCCGCCGACGAGTCCGTCCTCGCGACGGTGGCCGACGGCACCGCCGACGACGCGGTCGCCGCCCTCGACGCCGCGGTCGCGGCCCAGCGCGACTGGGCCCGGACGGCGCCGCGGGAGCGCGGCGAGATCCTGCGCGCGGCGTACGAGCGGATCACCGAGCGCACCGACGACTTCGCGCGGCTGATCAGCCTCGAGATGGGCAAGCCGCTGAAGGAGGCGGCGGGCGAGGTGGCGTACGGCGCGGAGTTCCTGCGCTGGTTCGCCGAGGAGGCCGTGCGGATCCACGGCCGGTGGATGGACGCACCGGCCGGCGGCTCCCGGCTGCTGACCGTGAAGAAGCCGGTCGGTCCGTGCCTGCTCATCACGCCGTGGAACTTCCCCATCGCGATGGCGACCCGGAAGATCGGTCCCGCCATCGCCGCCGGCTGCACGATGGTCGTCAAGCCGGCGGCGCTGACGCCGCTCACGACGCTGGCCGTGGCGCAGGTGTTCGAGGAGGTCGGCCTGCCCGCCGGCGTGCTCAACGTCGTGACGTCGACGCGGTCCGGCGAGGTCTCCTCGATCCTCATGGCCGACGAGCGGCTGCGGAAGGTGTCGTTCACCGGCTCCACGCCCGTCGGCAAGAAGCTCGTCGAGCAGTCGAGCGAGCAGCTGCAGCGGCTCTCCATGGAGCTCGGCGGCAACGCGCCCTTCATCGTCTTCGAGGACGCCGACGTCGACGCCGCCGTCGAGGGTGCCGTGCTCGCCAAGATGCGCAACATGGGCGAGGCGTGCACCGCGGCCAACCGGTTCCTCGTCCACGAGTCGGTCGCGGACGCGTTCTCCACGGCACTGGCGGAGCGGCTGGGCGCGATGCGGGTGGGCCGCGGGCAGGACGACGGCGTCGAAGTGGGTCCGCTCGTGCAGGCCAAGGCGGTCGAGGAGATCGACCAGCTCGTCACCGACGCCGTCCACGACGGGGCCCGCGTGCTCACCGGCGGCACCGTGCCCGACGGGCCCGGCTACTTCTACCCGCCGACCGTGCTGACCGACGTGCCCCACGAGGCCGCGATCGCGACCACCGAGATCTTCGGCCCCGTCGCGCCCATCTCGACCTTCACCACCGAGGACGAGGCCGTCGAGCGGGCGAACGCGACGGAGTACGGCCTGGCGTCCTACGTGTTCACCCGCGACGTCGAGCGGACGATCCGGATGGCCGAGCGGCTCGACTACGGCATGGTCGGGATCAACACCGGGCTGCTGTCGAACCCCGCTGCGCCCTTCGGCGGCGTGAAGCAGTCGGGCTTCGGGCGCGAGGGCGGGTTCGAGGGCATCGAGGAGTACCTCGAGACGACGTACGTGGGGATCGCGGTGGGGGGCTGA
- a CDS encoding MCE family protein, whose product MTPPTCRAVAGIAGLVLGLLVSGCSSAQQRADQLRPGAVGDDQLTVTASFDDALNLPAGAPVKLDGVRVGKVVEIDAVDYRAQVVMAIDENVRVPVGSAFRLRYTTALGEVYVELTSGPATGADLADGDVVPADATSVAATVEDTLASASLLVNGGNLGQIQTIVGELNTALDGRTGAAQEVLEQTDVFLAEILASTQEIDRTLDALAAASTTLDAREETIDAALRDLRPAAAVLTSSTDDLADLLDSADALALTAGGLVDATRDDLELIVDELGPVLDELLAAEGELLPALSDLATFGATIDSRVPTDYLGTYMRVHVTDALRDPLPTPADLLGTAPAGP is encoded by the coding sequence GTGACCCCGCCCACCTGCCGGGCCGTCGCCGGAATCGCGGGCCTGGTCCTCGGGCTGCTGGTCTCGGGGTGCAGCAGCGCGCAGCAGCGTGCCGACCAGCTGCGACCCGGCGCGGTCGGCGACGACCAGCTCACCGTCACCGCGTCGTTCGACGACGCGCTCAACCTCCCCGCGGGTGCCCCCGTCAAGCTCGACGGCGTGCGGGTCGGCAAGGTCGTGGAGATCGACGCCGTGGACTACCGCGCCCAGGTCGTCATGGCCATCGACGAGAACGTCCGCGTGCCTGTCGGATCGGCCTTCCGGCTGCGGTACACCACCGCCCTGGGCGAGGTGTACGTGGAACTCACGTCCGGTCCCGCGACCGGGGCGGACCTGGCCGACGGCGACGTCGTGCCCGCGGACGCCACCAGCGTCGCAGCGACCGTCGAGGACACGCTCGCGTCGGCGTCCCTCCTGGTCAACGGCGGCAACCTGGGCCAGATCCAGACCATCGTCGGCGAGCTGAACACCGCGCTCGACGGCCGCACCGGTGCCGCCCAGGAGGTGCTGGAGCAGACCGACGTGTTCCTCGCCGAGATCCTCGCCTCCACCCAGGAGATCGACCGCACCCTGGACGCCCTGGCCGCTGCCTCGACGACGCTCGACGCCCGCGAGGAGACGATCGACGCGGCCCTCCGCGACCTGCGACCGGCCGCGGCGGTGCTGACCTCCAGCACCGACGACCTCGCGGACCTCCTGGACAGCGCCGACGCACTCGCCCTCACCGCGGGCGGCCTGGTGGACGCGACCCGCGACGACCTCGAGCTGATCGTCGACGAGCTCGGGCCCGTCCTCGACGAGCTGCTGGCCGCGGAGGGCGAGCTGCTGCCGGCGCTGTCGGACCTCGCGACGTTCGGCGCGACCATCGACAGCCGGGTCCCGACCGACTACCTGGGGACCTACATGCGCGTGCACGTCACCGATGCACTCCGCGACCCGCTCCCGACCCCCGCCGACCTGCTCGGCACCGCCCCGGCGGGGCCGTGA
- a CDS encoding FAD-dependent monooxygenase — translation MPSPSPSPSEEDHVNVDVVVVGFGPTGAAAANLLGQLGVRALVVERDRSGARDVLVRPDRFVHGTDRDDLRDACVRVLPAGTTTR, via the coding sequence GTGCCCTCCCCCTCCCCCTCCCCTTCCGAGGAAGACCACGTCAACGTCGACGTGGTCGTCGTCGGGTTCGGACCGACCGGCGCCGCAGCGGCGAACCTGCTCGGCCAGCTCGGCGTGCGTGCCCTCGTCGTCGAGCGCGACCGCAGCGGCGCCCGGGACGTCCTCGTCAGGCCGGACCGCTTCGTCCACGGCACCGACCGCGACGACCTCCGGGACGCCTGCGTCCGTGTCCTCCCTGCCGGCACGACGACACGGTGA
- a CDS encoding TetR/AcrR family transcriptional regulator — MTSEANGPTRSDRRRARTRAALVAAAQELLAEGRQAAPIQEVTERADVGIGTFYNHFATRDELFDAALEDGLARWGDLLDALGDLADPAEQFARSWRLTGRMHRLEPQLSKVLLTRGHELSRSADGIGPRARRDLQAAQDAGRLDRRDLDRTMVLVTGAMIELGWLLHDDPDRDAAQMTDAVAADVLVALGMGRTEAERLSGLPLPDGLELP; from the coding sequence ATGACGAGCGAGGCGAACGGCCCCACCCGGTCCGACCGCCGCCGGGCCCGCACCCGTGCTGCCCTGGTCGCGGCCGCGCAGGAGCTGCTCGCGGAGGGGCGCCAGGCCGCCCCCATCCAGGAGGTCACCGAGCGCGCCGACGTCGGCATCGGCACGTTCTACAACCACTTCGCGACCCGCGACGAGCTGTTCGACGCCGCGCTCGAGGACGGCCTGGCCCGGTGGGGCGACCTGCTCGACGCCCTCGGCGACCTCGCCGACCCCGCCGAGCAGTTCGCCCGCAGCTGGCGCCTCACGGGGCGGATGCACCGGCTCGAGCCGCAGCTCAGCAAGGTGCTGCTGACCCGGGGCCACGAGCTGTCCCGCTCGGCGGACGGCATCGGCCCCCGCGCGCGGCGCGACCTGCAGGCCGCGCAGGACGCGGGACGACTGGACCGGCGCGACCTCGACCGCACGATGGTGCTGGTCACCGGCGCGATGATCGAGCTCGGATGGCTGCTGCACGACGATCCCGACCGGGACGCCGCCCAGATGACCGATGCTGTCGCCGCCGACGTGCTCGTCGCCCTGGGCATGGGCCGGACCGAGGCGGAGCGACTCTCCGGGCTGCCCCTGCCCGACGGTCTCGAGCTCCCGTGA
- a CDS encoding VOC family protein, with translation MAVDESHRDLHSEQGALPGEHPGRSADPVIKVDGLAWLELEKPDLARTEVFAHAFGFATTYRSATELHLRGAFAGPPCLVVRVGRRSRFVGPAFRAADPADLLRLADATGTRVRRLPESLGGVAVDAWEPAGARVRVVSDVLEHPALPTQPVHTLNLGDDRPRTNATQRPPRAPAVVQRLGHVVLQSDRFSASLDWYLDHLGLIVSDFLHFPGQRERGPTMAFIRCDRGATPADHHTLAMTLGPRSRYVHSAYEVADLDALAAGGEHLLDLGYQRSWGIGRHIQGSQLFDYWRDPDGLLVEHYSDGDLFDASLEPGWAPMTASGLAQWGPPATADFLGIAPGRESLQEALALATALRDDNEFDLTRLLGLMKVARS, from the coding sequence GTGGCCGTGGACGAAAGTCACCGTGACCTGCACAGCGAGCAGGGCGCCCTGCCCGGCGAGCACCCGGGCCGGTCCGCCGACCCGGTCATCAAGGTCGACGGCCTCGCGTGGCTCGAGCTCGAGAAGCCCGACCTGGCGCGCACCGAGGTCTTCGCGCACGCCTTCGGCTTCGCGACGACCTATCGCTCGGCCACGGAGCTCCACCTCCGCGGCGCGTTCGCGGGGCCGCCGTGCCTCGTCGTCCGGGTTGGCCGCAGGTCCCGCTTCGTGGGGCCGGCTTTCCGGGCGGCGGACCCGGCGGACCTGCTGCGGCTCGCCGACGCGACCGGCACCCGCGTACGGCGCCTGCCCGAGTCCCTCGGCGGCGTCGCCGTCGACGCGTGGGAGCCGGCCGGCGCCCGCGTGCGGGTCGTCAGCGACGTGCTGGAGCACCCGGCCCTGCCGACGCAGCCCGTCCACACCCTCAACCTGGGCGACGACCGCCCGCGCACCAACGCGACGCAGCGGCCGCCCCGCGCCCCCGCCGTGGTGCAGCGCCTGGGCCACGTCGTGCTGCAGAGCGACCGGTTCAGCGCCTCGCTCGACTGGTACCTCGACCACCTGGGCCTCATCGTGTCCGACTTCCTCCATTTCCCGGGCCAGCGGGAGCGCGGGCCCACGATGGCGTTCATCCGCTGCGACCGGGGGGCCACGCCGGCCGACCACCACACCCTCGCGATGACGCTGGGGCCGCGCAGCCGCTACGTGCACTCGGCCTACGAGGTGGCCGACCTCGACGCACTCGCCGCCGGCGGGGAGCACCTGCTCGACCTCGGCTACCAGCGCTCCTGGGGGATCGGCCGCCACATCCAGGGCAGCCAGCTCTTCGACTACTGGCGCGACCCCGACGGTCTCCTCGTCGAGCACTACAGCGACGGGGACCTCTTCGACGCCAGCCTGGAACCCGGCTGGGCCCCGATGACCGCCAGCGGTCTCGCCCAGTGGGGTCCGCCCGCGACCGCGGACTTCCTCGGGATCGCGCCCGGCCGGGAGTCCCTCCAGGAGGCCCTCGCCCTGGCGACAGCCCTGCGTGACGACAACGAGTTCGACCTGACCCGACTCCTCGGACTGATGAAGGTGGCCCGCTCATGA
- a CDS encoding fumarylacetoacetate hydrolase family protein, translating into MTLPVLRTADGWWLRRDDGAVRIDTAAATTAELLADRAAVVAAREATTDPVPVGDLALLPPVTAPCRVVAQMANYASHAKDAGMDPAAVPMAFFRKASGSISGPHDDIHRPAHVALLDYEVELGLVVGREVPVGTQLENSDLAEIVAALVVTNDVSARDQQLPKTQFYESKSYPTFTPVGPALVLLEEGELARLPELRLRLWVNGEVRQDESVADMIYRPLESFRALTRFQALAPGDLLLTGTPVGTALSAPPKPIEMIGALLPPATKWRIFFKKQARNPRYLQDGDLVEASIATDDGTIDLGAQRTTVRWDR; encoded by the coding sequence ATGACCCTGCCCGTGCTCCGCACCGCCGACGGCTGGTGGCTCCGCCGCGACGACGGCGCCGTGCGCATCGACACCGCCGCGGCCACGACGGCCGAGCTCCTCGCCGACCGTGCCGCGGTCGTGGCGGCCCGCGAGGCCACGACCGACCCGGTGCCGGTGGGCGACCTCGCGCTGCTCCCGCCGGTCACCGCGCCCTGTCGTGTCGTGGCGCAGATGGCGAACTACGCGAGCCACGCGAAGGACGCCGGCATGGATCCGGCCGCCGTGCCGATGGCCTTCTTCCGCAAGGCGTCGGGCTCGATCAGCGGCCCCCACGACGACATCCACCGCCCCGCCCACGTCGCCCTGCTCGACTACGAGGTCGAGCTCGGTCTCGTGGTCGGTCGTGAGGTGCCGGTCGGCACGCAGCTCGAGAACTCCGACCTGGCGGAGATCGTCGCCGCGCTGGTCGTGACGAACGACGTGTCCGCTCGCGACCAGCAGCTGCCCAAGACGCAGTTCTACGAGTCGAAGTCCTACCCGACCTTCACCCCGGTCGGGCCGGCGCTCGTCCTCCTGGAGGAGGGCGAGCTCGCCCGCCTGCCCGAGCTGCGGCTCCGGCTCTGGGTCAACGGCGAGGTCCGGCAGGACGAGTCGGTCGCCGACATGATCTACCGCCCGCTGGAGTCGTTCCGGGCCCTGACGCGCTTCCAGGCGCTGGCCCCGGGAGACCTGCTCCTCACCGGTACGCCGGTGGGCACGGCCCTCAGCGCCCCGCCCAAGCCGATCGAGATGATCGGGGCGCTCCTCCCGCCGGCGACGAAGTGGCGGATCTTCTTCAAGAAGCAGGCCCGCAACCCCCGCTACCTCCAGGACGGTGACCTCGTCGAGGCGTCCATCGCGACCGACGACGGCACGATCGACCTCGGCGCGCAGCGCACGACCGTGCGGTGGGACCGATGA
- a CDS encoding acyl-CoA synthetase, whose amino-acid sequence MSAPVTGLRADERWWPAHGTPADVPAIEAVPLADRGLPPTTYELLRHAAALRAGTDRDALLVLPDAARWEEPVGISYTGLLDDVHRVANALHRRGVRRTDPVTLLSPNCAELVPALLGAQLAGIAAPVNSGLVADHVARLVERSGSRVAVVASPELGPGPWSTVERLVADGLLDHVLVVRPTRPEGPAPALVLAGATVSFLEAAITDEPADRFVGTPPTADDLASLFHTGGTTGLPKLAAHTHANEVTDAWMVALDDDLADPDARVFAALPLFHVNALVVTLLAPMFRGQGAVWAGPLGYRDLDLYGCIWRLVERYDVGTMSAVPTVYAVLSQVPVDADLSRLRFAVVGAAVLPPAVRRAFEEHTGVPLLEGYGLTEGTCASLRSYTALPRPGSVGHRLPYQRVRTVRTCDDGSRVDTAPGEQGTLLVAGPTVFPGYVVGRDAHGPVLDHLGTVVDGWLDTGDLARIDAEGFVHLTGRAKDVIIRGGHNIDPVVVEDALLAHPGVAGAGAVGAPDEHAGEVPVAFVVLAPGAEATETELVTWAADHVAERAAAPRRVTVVPDLPLTDVGKPSKLPLRAWATAAVLRDLLPAADVVAVDAVVEDGTVVAVVTAADAAALVRVDTVLERLPVVSRVEVAP is encoded by the coding sequence ATGAGCGCGCCGGTGACGGGCCTCCGGGCCGACGAGCGGTGGTGGCCGGCCCACGGCACGCCGGCAGACGTGCCGGCGATCGAGGCGGTACCGCTGGCGGACCGCGGGCTGCCGCCCACGACGTACGAGCTGCTGCGCCACGCGGCGGCGCTGCGTGCGGGGACCGACCGCGACGCCCTGCTCGTGCTGCCCGACGCCGCCCGGTGGGAGGAGCCCGTGGGCATCTCCTACACCGGGCTGCTCGACGACGTGCACCGGGTCGCCAACGCGCTCCACCGGCGGGGGGTACGGCGCACGGACCCCGTCACCCTGCTCTCCCCGAACTGCGCCGAGCTCGTGCCCGCGCTCTTGGGCGCGCAGCTCGCCGGGATCGCGGCGCCCGTCAACAGCGGCCTCGTCGCCGACCACGTCGCACGCCTGGTCGAGCGCTCGGGGTCGCGGGTCGCGGTGGTGGCGTCCCCCGAGCTCGGCCCCGGGCCCTGGTCGACGGTCGAGCGGCTCGTCGCTGACGGGTTGCTCGACCACGTGCTCGTCGTGCGCCCCACCCGTCCCGAGGGACCGGCGCCGGCGCTGGTCCTGGCCGGTGCGACGGTCTCCTTCCTCGAGGCGGCGATCACCGACGAGCCCGCGGACCGCTTCGTGGGAACGCCCCCGACGGCGGACGACCTCGCCAGCCTGTTCCACACCGGCGGCACGACCGGGCTGCCGAAGCTCGCGGCGCACACCCACGCCAACGAGGTCACCGACGCCTGGATGGTGGCGCTCGACGACGACCTGGCTGACCCGGACGCCCGGGTGTTCGCCGCGCTTCCGCTCTTCCACGTCAACGCGCTGGTCGTGACGCTGCTCGCGCCGATGTTCCGGGGCCAGGGCGCGGTCTGGGCGGGACCGCTCGGCTACCGCGACCTCGATCTCTACGGCTGCATCTGGCGCCTGGTCGAGCGCTACGACGTGGGCACGATGAGCGCCGTCCCGACGGTGTACGCCGTGCTCAGCCAGGTGCCGGTCGACGCCGACCTGTCACGCCTCCGCTTCGCCGTGGTCGGCGCCGCCGTGCTGCCGCCCGCGGTGCGCCGGGCGTTCGAGGAGCACACGGGGGTCCCGCTGCTCGAGGGGTACGGCCTCACCGAAGGCACGTGCGCCAGCCTGCGGAGCTACACGGCCCTGCCGCGGCCCGGCTCGGTCGGGCACCGGCTGCCTTACCAGCGGGTCCGCACCGTCCGCACGTGCGACGACGGCAGCCGCGTCGACACCGCGCCCGGCGAGCAGGGCACCCTGCTCGTGGCGGGTCCGACCGTGTTCCCCGGGTACGTCGTGGGTCGGGACGCCCACGGCCCCGTGCTCGACCACCTCGGCACCGTCGTCGACGGCTGGCTCGACACCGGCGACCTCGCGCGGATCGACGCGGAGGGGTTCGTGCACCTCACCGGTCGGGCGAAGGACGTCATCATCCGCGGCGGGCACAACATCGACCCGGTCGTCGTCGAGGACGCGCTCCTCGCGCACCCCGGCGTCGCGGGTGCCGGAGCCGTGGGAGCGCCGGACGAGCACGCGGGCGAGGTGCCCGTCGCCTTCGTCGTGCTCGCCCCGGGTGCCGAGGCCACCGAGACCGAGCTGGTGACCTGGGCGGCGGACCACGTGGCGGAGCGGGCAGCCGCGCCGCGCCGCGTCACCGTCGTGCCCGACCTCCCGCTGACCGACGTCGGCAAGCCGTCCAAGCTGCCGCTCCGGGCCTGGGCCACGGCGGCCGTGCTCCGGGACCTGCTCCCCGCGGCCGACGTGGTCGCCGTCGATGCAGTCGTCGAGGACGGCACCGTCGTCGCCGTGGTCACGGCTGCGGACGCGGCCGCGTTGGTGCGCGTCGACACGGTGCTCGAGCGGCTGCCGGTCGTGTCCCGCGTCGAGGTGGCGCCGTGA
- a CDS encoding bifunctional 3-(3-hydroxy-phenyl)propionate/3-hydroxycinnamic acid hydroxylase: MTPPVVVVGAGPTGAAAAIALGQRGVECLVLDRWDDVYPQPRAVHLDDEVARLLAQLGVAEQFGAISRPGEGLRLVTPALHVLAELPRGGVSPVHGYPRASMFDQPDLERVLRERLGVLPSVQLCPGQEVTGVEQVRPGRVRVRHRDRATGVEHSIDAAVVLGCDGANSLVRDAIGARMHDLGFSQRWLVIDVDTPVDLGHWGGVHQVCDGRRAATYMQIGATRHRWEVQLREGETADRFATLEALAPLLAPWLDDVPLGRLTLLRSVEYTFRAAVADRWRSGRVLLLGDAAHLTPPFIGQGLGAGLRDAANLAWKLAGVLDGTLAEDALDSYEEERAPHARAMVRLAQAVGVVMTGGGRAGDVLRRAGVPLLLRAPGGLRRRASDSTTPALRGTTLVAGDRADRLAGSLCPDLLGDGTRYDAVVGPVWALVTTEPAAPSAVGDLTSRGVTVLDATSRPALAAWLRGGGAVAALVRPDGVVLASGRHVPSVVARATPLLAPLPAEVTA, translated from the coding sequence GTGACCCCACCCGTCGTGGTGGTCGGCGCCGGGCCCACGGGGGCCGCGGCGGCGATCGCCCTCGGCCAACGAGGCGTGGAGTGCCTCGTGCTCGACCGCTGGGACGACGTCTACCCGCAGCCTCGCGCGGTGCACCTCGACGACGAGGTGGCGCGGCTGCTCGCCCAGCTCGGCGTAGCCGAGCAGTTCGGGGCGATCTCGCGGCCCGGGGAGGGGCTGCGCCTCGTCACCCCGGCGCTGCACGTCCTCGCGGAGCTGCCGCGGGGCGGTGTCTCGCCGGTGCACGGCTACCCCCGGGCGAGCATGTTCGACCAGCCCGACCTCGAGCGGGTCCTGCGGGAGCGCCTCGGGGTGCTCCCGTCCGTGCAGCTGTGCCCAGGGCAGGAGGTGACGGGTGTCGAGCAGGTCCGCCCCGGTCGGGTCCGGGTGCGGCACCGCGACCGCGCGACCGGCGTCGAGCACAGCATCGACGCCGCCGTGGTGCTCGGGTGCGACGGCGCCAACAGCCTCGTGCGGGATGCGATCGGCGCACGGATGCATGACCTCGGCTTCTCCCAGCGCTGGCTCGTGATCGACGTCGACACCCCGGTGGACCTCGGGCACTGGGGCGGGGTGCACCAGGTGTGCGACGGACGCCGCGCCGCGACGTACATGCAGATCGGTGCGACCCGGCACCGCTGGGAGGTGCAGCTGCGCGAGGGGGAGACCGCGGACCGGTTCGCGACCCTCGAGGCGCTCGCACCGCTGCTCGCTCCCTGGCTCGACGACGTGCCGCTCGGGCGCCTGACCCTGCTGCGATCGGTGGAGTACACGTTCCGCGCCGCCGTCGCCGACCGGTGGCGCTCCGGGCGCGTGCTGCTGCTGGGGGACGCGGCCCACCTGACCCCGCCCTTCATCGGCCAGGGGCTGGGGGCCGGCCTGCGGGACGCGGCGAACCTCGCCTGGAAGCTCGCCGGCGTCCTCGACGGGACCCTCGCCGAGGACGCGCTGGACAGCTACGAGGAGGAGCGGGCACCGCACGCCCGCGCGATGGTTCGGCTGGCGCAGGCCGTCGGTGTCGTGATGACCGGCGGGGGACGGGCGGGGGACGTCCTCCGCCGGGCGGGCGTCCCGCTCCTGCTCCGTGCGCCCGGCGGCCTGCGCCGTCGGGCGAGCGACAGCACGACCCCCGCGTTGCGGGGCACGACGCTCGTCGCCGGCGACCGCGCCGACCGGCTGGCCGGTTCCCTGTGTCCCGACCTGCTGGGGGACGGGACGCGGTACGACGCGGTCGTCGGGCCCGTCTGGGCCCTCGTCACCACCGAGCCGGCCGCCCCCAGCGCCGTCGGCGACCTGACGTCGCGCGGTGTCACCGTCCTCGACGCCACGTCCCGCCCGGCGCTGGCCGCCTGGCTGCGCGGCGGCGGCGCGGTCGCGGCCCTGGTGCGCCCCGACGGCGTGGTGCTCGCCTCCGGTCGGCACGTCCCGTCGGTCGTCGCTCGGGCGACGCCGCTCCTCGCCCCCCTCCCAGCCGAGGTGACCGCATGA
- a CDS encoding cytochrome P450 — translation MTVPVYRPDVYARAAVLDPYPHYERMRALGPVVRLGRRRAFAVTRYAECKRVLLDDATFVSGRGVALNPAANCLGRGTTLQSDGELHAQRRGMLASRLTPKALRSLRGEVEERADAVVAAAVARGHVDGVADIAQALPTSFVPDLIGWPADGREHLLRWAGATFDSLGPVNGQTLRSTPATVGMLRFARSVVRRREVLPGSMGADLMERVDRGELREDACPALMVDYLAPSLDTTISAIASTLLLLARHPQQWHRLKDDPDLLPNAVNEVVRIESPLRAFARSLDRDAEVGGVELTAGSRVAVFYASANRDERFWDDPTTFDVTRDATPQLGFGQGAHGCAGQGLARLETQSILRSLLARVERIELVGTPVWGVNNIIHKLDELPLRLVPKEGARP, via the coding sequence ATGACCGTCCCCGTCTACCGCCCCGACGTCTACGCGCGGGCGGCCGTGCTGGATCCCTACCCGCACTACGAGCGCATGCGCGCGCTCGGGCCCGTCGTGCGGCTCGGCCGCCGCCGGGCGTTCGCGGTGACCCGGTACGCCGAGTGCAAGCGCGTGCTCCTCGACGACGCGACGTTCGTCTCGGGTCGGGGCGTCGCCCTCAACCCCGCCGCCAACTGCCTGGGCCGGGGCACCACGCTCCAGAGCGACGGCGAGCTGCACGCGCAGCGACGCGGCATGCTGGCCTCGCGGCTCACGCCGAAGGCGCTCCGCTCGCTGCGGGGCGAGGTGGAGGAACGCGCGGACGCCGTGGTCGCCGCGGCCGTGGCCCGCGGGCACGTCGACGGGGTCGCCGACATCGCCCAGGCGCTGCCCACGTCCTTCGTCCCGGACCTCATCGGATGGCCCGCCGACGGTCGCGAGCACCTGCTGCGCTGGGCGGGTGCGACCTTCGACAGCCTCGGGCCCGTCAACGGCCAGACGCTCCGGTCCACCCCCGCGACCGTGGGGATGCTGCGCTTCGCACGCTCCGTCGTACGCCGCCGCGAGGTGCTGCCCGGCTCCATGGGCGCCGACCTGATGGAGCGCGTCGACCGCGGCGAGCTCCGGGAGGACGCCTGCCCGGCGCTCATGGTCGACTACCTGGCCCCGTCGCTCGACACGACGATCAGCGCGATCGCGAGCACGCTGCTGCTCCTCGCGCGCCACCCGCAGCAGTGGCACCGCCTCAAGGACGACCCCGATCTCCTGCCGAACGCGGTCAACGAGGTGGTGCGGATCGAGTCGCCCCTCCGAGCGTTCGCCCGCAGCCTCGACCGCGACGCCGAGGTCGGCGGTGTGGAGCTGACGGCCGGGAGCCGGGTCGCGGTCTTCTACGCCTCCGCGAACCGCGACGAGCGCTTCTGGGACGACCCCACCACGTTCGACGTGACGCGCGACGCGACGCCGCAGCTGGGCTTCGGCCAGGGCGCCCACGGCTGCGCCGGCCAGGGCCTCGCCCGGCTCGAGACCCAGTCGATCCTGCGGTCGCTCCTGGCGCGCGTGGAGCGGATCGAGCTCGTGGGCACGCCGGTCTGGGGCGTCAACAACATCATCCACAAGCTCGACGAGCTGCCGTTGCGGCTCGTCCCGAAGGAAGGAGCACGACCGTGA
- a CDS encoding ferredoxin, with protein sequence MRIAVDLDRCEGHGLCVDQAPEVFDLDDEGDLVLLVEGEVPAAQEAAAGRAVDACPVAALRRA encoded by the coding sequence GTGAGGATCGCCGTCGACCTCGACCGCTGCGAGGGCCACGGGCTCTGCGTCGACCAGGCCCCCGAGGTCTTCGACCTCGACGACGAGGGCGACCTCGTGCTCCTCGTGGAGGGCGAGGTACCCGCGGCCCAGGAGGCGGCGGCCGGACGTGCCGTCGACGCGTGCCCGGTCGCGGCGCTGCGCCGGGCATGA